The Pelodiscus sinensis isolate JC-2024 chromosome 32, ASM4963464v1, whole genome shotgun sequence genomic sequence CTGTCCCCCATAGGACCGGAGAGGCAGGGACACAGGGATGGTACTGTTCCCCTAGATCTAGACTCCCAACTGGGCAGTGTTTCTTGTAAGTTGTGGGGCAGCTTAaccggccctgcccagccagaggcTCGGGACTTGCACACGGAGCTGCCTGACCGGGCGGGGCGGATTAAGCAacggcagggctgtgctgccacaTAGCTTAGCGGGAACAGCGCAAGCGGGAccaactccctgcctcccccacttcccaggcCGCTGCCCCCCAGCGATGGACGCatctcctggccctgctctgctgGACGCAGCCAGGTGCTGAGCGAGATTTGCAGACCTCCTCGGTGCCGGACTCCTGTTCTACAGAATCCCTCCAGGGCCCTGTCCGGTGCCTGTAGAAACCTGGCCCGAGTCCTCCCATAGCTCATGCCAGGACACTCGGCACATCTCCCCCGACGCTAGCCTGTCCCAGTGGGCTTCAGGAGCATTCCCCTACCCGTTTGCCTGCCTGTAAGTGTCCCTGCAGCAAAGAAAGAGGCCAGGCTGGAAACCCTGCACAGCCGCCTCCGACAAACGCAGACCGCTTGCTTTCCCCCAAGCAGGGTTCCCTGTTCCCAAGTCCTGTGAGATCTCCcagctggaagggggggaggagccatGGGGCCCGGATCTGCAGGCCGGCGAGGAAGCGGAGACGCCGAGAGGTGAGTGTTCACTTCGGTCGGCCCCTTGCCCCGTTTTGTGTCCTGGTGGCAGATGTCACTCATGGAATCCGTCGGCCCTGTGGGTGGTCGGGCTcagcccccatccctgctcctccggGGAAGGATTCGGATCCTGGTGGGGATTCGTTTTCCCGCGCTAAGGACTGACTCCTGTCTGGTTTCTCCCTCTGTCCCAGCAGGTGACGAGACGGGCGGCGGGAGCGAGGAGGAGAGCTCGCAGCAGGGAGAGCCTGAGCCAGGGGCACCGGTGTTGGGAAGAGCTGCAGGGAACGTTTCCCAGCAGGGAGAAGCCCGGGACAGTCAGCCCAGCCTGGGCGGGCAGCTGGGAACCCAGCCAGGTAACAGAGAGGATGCATCGTCCCCCAGGCCCGAGGACGCCACCCACCCGACACCCCCCGGCGACGAGAGGCCGACCATCTGCGAGGAATGTGGCAGGAGCTTCAGCCGCAGCTCGAACCTGATTGTCCACCAGCGGCTGCACGCCGGCGAGAAGCCCTACAAATGCCTGGACTGTGGGAAGGGCTTCAGCCGCAGCTCCCACCTCATCACCCACCAGCGGCTGCACACCGGGGAGAAGCCCTACAAGTGCCCCGCCTGCGGGAAGAGCTTCAGCGACAGCTCCACCCTCATCACCCACCAGCGGCTGCACACCGGCGAGAAGCCCTACCAGTGCCCCGACTGCGGGAAGGGCTTCAACCAGAGCTCCAACCTGACCTCCCACCAGCGCACCCACACCGGGGAGCGGCCCTACCGGTGCCCCGAGTGCGGGAAGCGCTTCAGCGTCAGCTCCTACCTCATCCGGCACCAGAAGATCCACACGGGGGAGCGGCCCTACAAGTGCGAGGAGTGCGAGAAAAGCTTCAGCCAGAGCTCCAGCCTCATCAACCACCAGCGGGTGCACACCGGCGAGAAGCCCTACCGGTGCCTGGAGTGCAACCGGTGGTTCCGGAACAGCTCGGACCTCATCCGGCACCAGCGCACCCACACCGGGGAGCGGCCCTACCGGTGCCCTGACTGCGGCAAGAGCTTCAACCGCAGCTCCAACCTCATGACccaccagcgcatccacacggGGGAGAAGCCCTACGCCTGCCCCCAGTGCGGCCGGGGCTTCTCCGTGAGCTCCGCCCTCATCAAACACCAGAGGACCCACCGGGAGGAGAAACCTTACGACTGCCccgactgcgggaaaagcttcattcGCTGCTCCAATTTTCTCACACACCGGAGAATCCACACGGGGTAGAAACTGGCCTCCCCCGATTTCCCTGCACCGCAGGCGGCCTGCTGAGAATGAGCCACGTGGAGCCTGCCGGGCAAGACTCTCTTCTCAGCGGGCCCTGGAAATCTGGTTTGGGGGCACACGGGACTGGGTTATCGATAGGAAAGGAGGGGTGGTTTGGTTTGGGATTTCAAACCCTTTTAGCGACACATTCCCGCGAATGCAGCCTCAGCCGGCGGCACCGGGTGGCTCTATCCTGCCTGTCCGAGCGGTGCTGAGGCCGTCTTAAGAGCCTGCATGTCTGCGGGCTCTGTGGATGCCGTGTGGGTACCGTGCGCCCAGGGAGGTGACACACATCGTGCTGGCTGTGGGAAAGCAGATGCGCTCAGAGACCCGTGGCGTTTGAAGCCCTCTGTGCCACGTGAAGGGCATTCACAGCGCGCTTTTGGATACAGAGCCCTCCAGGAGTTCCGCTCTGCACCAGTTTCGCCTGATGAGGTAACACAGACGCCTCCGGGGCTGGGTCTTTCCCgtctgtggctcccagccagggtcCGGCCGGGCACAGGGCTCTCAGTGACACCCTGCAGTGACACCAGGTGGCCCGTTCAGCACAAGGCGACAATTCGCTAGTGACCTGGCACATAGAATCGGAAAGTCCTTGGGGCAGAGGTTAACGCATGGCCCAAACTGGCCACGCCAGGACAACCAGCCGGCAGCTGCTTCGATCTTTGTTTCTCCGCTCTGGACTCTGCAACAGCCAGCCCTTATCTCAGCCCAAGCCATTGCTCCTGAACTGGGGCTTTTGCTCTGCTTCCCTGCCGAGGGAACCTCCTTCCTATAGGCCTGGTTCCCAGGTCTCAATGTCTTGGCCATTAACATGGTCGGTTTCAGCCCATTTTTTCACGACTCAGTCATTCCACCCCAGATGGCTCTGGGCCGTTAGAATAGTGTGTTTAACCCTTTTGCACcctcggaggggaggggggggacccaaagttcaaagggaaactgaggcacacacaggcaCCATAAAAATATTACAGAACATTCCGGCGTCAGCACGCCAGCCTCACCCTGCCTGCCTGGGAATAAACATTAGTGAATGTGACTGGGGCATGGGGTGCATACCCCACCGGAGAGCTGGCAGCTGGGGGTGCACTGGTGGGTACCCACCAGTCACAGCTTCTCCGTCAGAGACGGCATTTGCTTGAGTTAGGGCGATTTTCTAAATCATTGTTTTACCCCTTGGCGAAAGTCACATAGGCACTTTCGGTGCGCCAGGCCCGGCTCTGCCGAGTGTTTCTGGCTGTGCCACACCGATAGCTGTGATTCCAGGCAGTCGCCATGGGGCTATGTTAACGGGTGGTGTCTCTTTGGGAACGGGGGGAAGCGCTCTGAACTCCCATTGGCCGAAGGCAGATTTACACTGAACTGATGTCCAGATTTGCATGGCTGCCTTTTCAGAATGGCTCTTGGTTGAGCTGCCTCTCCCACGCCCGGAACATTTGGCGTGTTGCAGAGTTTCCTGCTACATGGATCCAGCCTTGTTCTAAGGATTCAGGGTTCTAGTAAAAGCTTCCGCCCTCCCCCGTTTCCTATGGATGGGCACAACTTTGTGGTTTGATTTATTACTTGTTAGtaggtggggagggtggggctgaCACCCTCtctttaaaattatttgttttaaCTTCATGTGCAGTCATCTTCAAGTTCCTTTTTCTAGTAATAAACCCGCTTGATAAGAAGTCTGTGCGTGCGCTGTGTGAAATTCAAAGACATCATGCGCAACACAGATATTTCCACCGTACCGGGACCCGTCCTACTCAACATGTTCATAAgccatctggagaaaggggtaaacagtgcaGATTTGCAGATGATCCTAAACTGCTCAAGAACAAAGCGGACTGTGAAGCGTTTCAGAAAGGTTTCACAAAAcgaggtgattgggcaacaaattgGCACATGAATTTGAATGTTGTGTGGCAAAGTTCTGGCCGTGCCGCATGGGGCTCACGCTACTGGCAGTAAACTCAGAGACTCGCCGTGGTCCTGTGTACAATCCCTTCTCTTCACAGGAGGCAGAGTCTATAGCTTAgggagccatactcatcacaggctagtccatggTTCTGGGGTGAAAACCCCTTGACAGTTCTGCTCTCCCTTCTTGGGACAGGCTCTGTGTtggcgttggggggggggggggagggggggagacccaggcccacccattactctgggttccagcccaggggcccTAAAGTAGCAACAGCAGTTAAGGTTGTTTTCCTTCTGacttggcagctttttccctgggaCACTTCCCCAAACAACCCCTCTAAAATGTCTCCCCCGGTACCTGTTAACCAGCTCTCAGCTCACCCACAGCTGCTCCTTgttcctccctttctccttccagTAGCCACTCTTTGTCTTTCCCCTCTCCTGACCTAGGGGAGGCCTTTTAAAGCAACCTCCTGGCTGTcattggctgcaggtgttgagTGACTTGTCTGAGGAAGCAATCTAgttaattagccccaggtgttttcCTGCCTTCATTTTTATTACAGCAGGCTCTAGTAGTTTAttctggaaagagaaaaccacttatccagtgccctgtattcctgctttccgcCAGAGTGTGgtaggctgctggcttaggtctgtcccagttgataaatgcaaagtaatgcacattggaaagaataatcccaactagacatacaaaatgatggagactaaattagctattactatGGTCagctggttctggggctggttttgttcaacatctattaatgacctagatgagggaatggattggcaccctcagcaagtctgcggatgacactaatctagggggagagatagatatgttggagggcagggattgggtccagagtgacctacataaatgggaggattgggccaaaagaaatctgatgaggttcaacaaagagaagtgcagagtcctgcccttgggacggaagaatcccaagcattattacaggctgggggccaactggcttagtagcagttctgcagaaaaggacctggaggtttCAGTGGATGGGAATCtggaatgagtcaacagtgtgcccttgtagccaagaatgcttttctctgagcccccctcccccatgtggcGCTGTGGGTACCAGAACCGGGCACAGTGTGCAAGGGCTGTGATGGATTCACCATGGCTTGTGTTACGTGAGAGGTCAGAcgagagcagtggttctcaaactttttaatccccagccctccccgctcaatgcagacctttccacgGACAACCAGCCACCCACCCATGataacaaaatgggtgcaggagggggtgagggtgcagggtctggccaaGAGAGGGTGCTGGAACAAGCTGAgaatggggaggtctggggaagTAGGAGGGTCTGGGTGGGACAGGGTGTGTGTGACGGGGATGGGAGTggaggagattgggggagggtTGCTTACCTGGCTCTCTGTATCCCACCACACCCAagcactgctcccattggtcatgattccagccaatgggagcagcgggaaaagCCTCCAGATGAGCGGGTTCCTTTGCTGCCGTTCCCGCAgccggggagaggaggagcagcagcgcaTGGAATCGCTTCCTTCCCTGGCAAGCCGGATCCCATCATTTTGGACACAAAGCAGACGCACGATTTAAAAAACTACCCTGTTCTGACATTTTCCCAATGACACTTTTTAAAACATTGTGGGGAGGGCAGaacaattttttccattttttgccCCCAGCGCTACCACTTCCATCCTGCTCCCGGCCTCCTTGTGTTTAACGGGAGCCTAGGACTAGTGCTGTCTCCTTGCACAGGGGGAATTTCACCTAGTGaacgtgcgtgcacacacacacacgtttctcTGCACGAGTCGTAATTAACATTTATTCATTGCTACTGTAGTACAATTAACAGGCCCGGTTCTGACTGAGGCCCCGTTGGGGCAGACGCTACATACACACAGAAAGACAGAGCCCTGTGGCAAAGGGTTTACAATTGAAACAAGACTAAACGGGGAGGGAGACAGACGAGGGATAAAAGGAGAGGACTGGCAGGTTTCTCCCACATACATCTTACCACACACAGACATGCTGTACAGTTAGACTGGCAGAGGGATATGCATGGGGAGTACAACTGGCTGAACACATGCAGTCTAAACTGTTCATTGATGGAAATTTGGGTTTTGACCAAACTACATTTTTCATGAGACGGAAAATACCTGATTTCTGAGGCAAGTATCATTCTGACATCTAAAGgctaaaacacaaaacaaattcTGCCATGGCAGTCTTATGAGAATTGTAGTTCAATTGCTTTGTGTCCTTAATCTCCACTATTGGCTGCTTTCCCCAGCTGGActtcatctcccatgatgcactgtggcCAAGGGACTTCCATGATGCACTCTTTTCTTGCAGCAAGGTATCATGGGAGATGTATGCCAACTAGGGATCaaagaaatgggggggagggggaaaagacgCACccaaactacatctcccatgaagCACCAAGGTGACATTTCAGAATTTCCTCATTTTCATTATAATTTTCTATGGAAATCCTAGTTTCTGACCAACTCTGCTGtgattagacagacagacagactaggAATAATCAATATGCAGACCACGGGCCAAACTCCAGACCACCAGATGCTTTCGAACAGACtctgaaatgttatttacttatcattatcactgatttttaaaaaaaatttctctAGCGCCTGTCTGGACCATGACTATATCTTGCCCAAAAAAtgtagcccggggggggggggggggggagggaggaaggacaaCCCCTGGGTTAGAGGGTATTACATCCCCCTTAATCctgccaaaacagagcacaaaTGGGATTGACGTGGTCTGACCTCTGCCTACAGGGGTGAAACAACAGGAAACGTCCCTTGAAACACGTGTGTGATGCTGTTTCCTGTTTTGAGACCAGCTGCCGTGGAAACAGATGCAGGATTTTCGGACAGCGCTATGGAGAGCTCCACAACACAGGAATTGCCCAGAATCAGGGTGTATGGGGGGCAATACACCACATGGCCCAGCTGGCTTGTCACC encodes the following:
- the LOC106731297 gene encoding uncharacterized protein LOC106731297 isoform X3 — translated: MNSFSRRPGWSFLGQTLLLLQPPPLCAGSPAGSPSPAPRGARPGWSQPRALRAQPRSRSLQGLATFEEMAVYLTEGQWALLDPHHGLLCRNLLAGFPVPKSCEISQLEGGEEPWGPDLQAGEEAETPRGDETGGGSEEESSQQGEPEPGAPVLGRAAGNVSQQGEARDSQPSLGGQLGTQPGNREDASSPRPEDATHPTPPGDERPTICEECGRSFSRSSNLIVHQRLHAGEKPYKCLDCGKGFSRSSHLITHQRLHTGEKPYKCPACGKSFSDSSTLITHQRLHTGEKPYQCPDCGKGFNQSSNLTSHQRTHTGERPYRCPECGKRFSVSSYLIRHQKIHTGERPYKCEECEKSFSQSSSLINHQRVHTGEKPYRCLECNRWFRNSSDLIRHQRTHTGERPYRCPDCGKSFNRSSNLMTHQRIHTGEKPYACPQCGRGFSVSSALIKHQRTHREEKPYDCPDCGKSFIRCSNFLTHRRIHTG
- the LOC106731297 gene encoding uncharacterized protein LOC106731297 isoform X1 yields the protein MNSFSRRPGWSFLGQTLLLLQPPPLCAGSPAGSPSPAPRGARPGWSQPRALRAQPRSRSLQGLATFEEMAVYLTEGQWALLDPHHGLLCRNLLAGFPVPKSCEISQLEGGEEPWGPDLQAGEEAETPRAGDETGGGSEEESSQQGEPEPGAPVLGRAAGNVSQQGEARDSQPSLGGQLGTQPGNREDASSPRPEDATHPTPPGDERPTICEECGRSFSRSSNLIVHQRLHAGEKPYKCLDCGKGFSRSSHLITHQRLHTGEKPYKCPACGKSFSDSSTLITHQRLHTGEKPYQCPDCGKGFNQSSNLTSHQRTHTGERPYRCPECGKRFSVSSYLIRHQKIHTGERPYKCEECEKSFSQSSSLINHQRVHTGEKPYRCLECNRWFRNSSDLIRHQRTHTGERPYRCPDCGKSFNRSSNLMTHQRIHTGEKPYACPQCGRGFSVSSALIKHQRTHREEKPYDCPDCGKSFIRCSNFLTHRRIHTG
- the LOC106731297 gene encoding uncharacterized protein LOC106731297 isoform X2, with amino-acid sequence MNSFSRRPGWSFLGQTLLLLQPPPLCAGSPAGSPSPAPRGARPGWSQPRALRAQPRSRSLQGLATFEEMAVYLTEGQWALLDPHHGLLCRNLLGFPVPKSCEISQLEGGEEPWGPDLQAGEEAETPRAGDETGGGSEEESSQQGEPEPGAPVLGRAAGNVSQQGEARDSQPSLGGQLGTQPGNREDASSPRPEDATHPTPPGDERPTICEECGRSFSRSSNLIVHQRLHAGEKPYKCLDCGKGFSRSSHLITHQRLHTGEKPYKCPACGKSFSDSSTLITHQRLHTGEKPYQCPDCGKGFNQSSNLTSHQRTHTGERPYRCPECGKRFSVSSYLIRHQKIHTGERPYKCEECEKSFSQSSSLINHQRVHTGEKPYRCLECNRWFRNSSDLIRHQRTHTGERPYRCPDCGKSFNRSSNLMTHQRIHTGEKPYACPQCGRGFSVSSALIKHQRTHREEKPYDCPDCGKSFIRCSNFLTHRRIHTG
- the LOC106731297 gene encoding uncharacterized protein LOC106731297 isoform X4; the protein is MNSFSRRPGWSFLGQTLLLLQPPPLCAGSPAGSPSPAPRGARPGWSQPRALRAQPRSRSLQGLATFEEMAVYLTEGQWALLDPHHGLLCRNLLGFPVPKSCEISQLEGGEEPWGPDLQAGEEAETPRGDETGGGSEEESSQQGEPEPGAPVLGRAAGNVSQQGEARDSQPSLGGQLGTQPGNREDASSPRPEDATHPTPPGDERPTICEECGRSFSRSSNLIVHQRLHAGEKPYKCLDCGKGFSRSSHLITHQRLHTGEKPYKCPACGKSFSDSSTLITHQRLHTGEKPYQCPDCGKGFNQSSNLTSHQRTHTGERPYRCPECGKRFSVSSYLIRHQKIHTGERPYKCEECEKSFSQSSSLINHQRVHTGEKPYRCLECNRWFRNSSDLIRHQRTHTGERPYRCPDCGKSFNRSSNLMTHQRIHTGEKPYACPQCGRGFSVSSALIKHQRTHREEKPYDCPDCGKSFIRCSNFLTHRRIHTG
- the LOC106731297 gene encoding uncharacterized protein LOC106731297 isoform X5 is translated as MAVYLTEGQWALLDPHHGLLCRNLLGFPVPKSCEISQLEGGEEPWGPDLQAGEEAETPRAGDETGGGSEEESSQQGEPEPGAPVLGRAAGNVSQQGEARDSQPSLGGQLGTQPGNREDASSPRPEDATHPTPPGDERPTICEECGRSFSRSSNLIVHQRLHAGEKPYKCLDCGKGFSRSSHLITHQRLHTGEKPYKCPACGKSFSDSSTLITHQRLHTGEKPYQCPDCGKGFNQSSNLTSHQRTHTGERPYRCPECGKRFSVSSYLIRHQKIHTGERPYKCEECEKSFSQSSSLINHQRVHTGEKPYRCLECNRWFRNSSDLIRHQRTHTGERPYRCPDCGKSFNRSSNLMTHQRIHTGEKPYACPQCGRGFSVSSALIKHQRTHREEKPYDCPDCGKSFIRCSNFLTHRRIHTG